In one window of Candidatus Kinetoplastibacterium blastocrithidii (ex Strigomonas culicis) DNA:
- a CDS encoding thiol:disulfide interchange protein DsbA/DsbL: MRIIIIVITFLISNNCNAENGYEVITNKIESLGKNKIEVIEFLSYMCHHCTAIENILNQWQSSLTSDVTLIKIPVSCNKKSEELQKLYLTINELNKPHLHSELFYMFGNKKKSIKQVKDLTWWLNSKNINTNEFLELYNSFHIYSKSNRANQLARLYEIKGVPTFIIGGKYITSPAMAGDDYECTIKTIDHLIEKLRKE; this comes from the coding sequence GTGAGAATTATCATTATTGTTATAACTTTTCTTATATCAAATAATTGTAATGCTGAAAATGGATATGAGGTAATTACTAATAAGATCGAGTCTCTTGGTAAAAACAAAATAGAAGTGATAGAATTCTTGTCTTATATGTGTCACCATTGTACAGCAATAGAAAATATCTTAAATCAATGGCAATCATCCCTAACATCCGATGTAACTCTAATAAAAATTCCTGTATCTTGCAATAAAAAATCTGAGGAATTGCAAAAATTATATCTAACAATAAATGAACTCAATAAACCACACCTGCATAGTGAATTATTCTATATGTTTGGCAATAAAAAAAAATCAATAAAACAGGTAAAAGACCTGACATGGTGGTTAAACAGTAAAAACATAAACACAAATGAATTCTTAGAATTATATAACTCATTCCATATATATTCAAAATCAAATAGAGCTAATCAATTAGCTAGATTATATGAAATAAAAGGGGTACCTACTTTTATTATTGGTGGAAAATACATAACATCACCTGCTATGGCAGGAGATGATTATGAATGCACAATAAAAACTATAGATCATCTTATAGAAAAACTTCGTAAAGAATGA
- the argS gene encoding arginine--tRNA ligase, with protein sequence MLLGHKKQIISSIQSLITKNFPEIKIEILLEKPKIQAHGDISTNIAMRISKMAKTNPQKVATLLVSDLLIDNNLSKIINKIEIAGPGFINFYLSKNAIFEVIPSIEKKEILYGYNNNTNKKILIEYVSANPTGPLHVGHARQAAIGDAICKLYKALGWKVFKEFYYNDAGNQINNLALSVQKIAKGNNIVNYAVDDNDLYKGDYISDIANDFINRKSVQINESNQVIASGNIDSLSDIKNFAVAYLRREQDLDLKSFGTIFDNYYLESSLYTSGKVSEVVKEIDNNGYSYEKDGAVWLRTTDLNTGDDKDRVMRKSTGEYTYFLPDVAYHKTKWDRGFHYAINIQGSDHHGTIARVRAGLQALNIGIPKEYPSYVLHKMVKIVRNGEEVKVSKRAGNYVTMHDIVEWVGRDAARYFLIQRRSDTEFIFDIDLAISKSEDNPVFYIQYAYARINSVINKANVNNKEIYKADLSLLNSTEELSLIKKLSEFPETVYQSATELSPHNLAFWLRDFAYDCHAWYNSNQIISEQLDIKLSRLRLGKATLQILKDGLEILGISAPDRM encoded by the coding sequence ATGCTCTTAGGGCACAAAAAACAAATAATATCATCTATTCAAAGTTTGATAACTAAAAATTTCCCAGAAATTAAAATTGAAATTTTACTAGAAAAACCAAAAATACAAGCACATGGTGATATTTCAACTAATATTGCAATGCGCATTTCAAAGATGGCAAAAACTAACCCCCAAAAAGTTGCCACTCTATTGGTATCAGATTTACTTATTGATAATAATTTATCAAAAATAATTAATAAAATTGAAATAGCTGGACCTGGATTTATAAATTTTTATTTGTCTAAAAATGCTATTTTTGAAGTCATTCCATCAATTGAAAAAAAAGAAATATTATATGGATACAACAACAACACAAATAAAAAGATACTAATAGAATATGTTTCAGCCAACCCTACTGGTCCCCTACATGTTGGCCATGCTAGACAAGCAGCGATAGGAGATGCAATATGTAAACTATACAAAGCATTAGGATGGAAGGTGTTTAAGGAATTTTATTACAATGATGCAGGAAATCAAATTAACAATCTAGCCCTCAGTGTACAAAAAATTGCAAAAGGAAATAATATTGTTAACTATGCTGTAGATGATAATGATCTATATAAAGGAGACTATATTTCAGACATAGCCAATGATTTTATTAATAGAAAATCTGTTCAAATAAATGAATCAAATCAAGTAATAGCAAGCGGCAACATAGACTCTTTGTCTGATATAAAAAATTTTGCAGTAGCTTATTTAAGGAGAGAACAAGATCTAGATTTAAAATCATTTGGAACAATATTTGACAACTACTATCTGGAAAGTTCACTCTATACTTCTGGCAAAGTATCAGAAGTAGTAAAAGAAATTGATAATAATGGCTATTCATACGAAAAAGATGGAGCTGTTTGGTTACGCACTACTGATCTAAATACAGGTGATGATAAGGATAGAGTAATGCGTAAAAGTACTGGTGAATACACATATTTTCTCCCTGACGTTGCATATCACAAAACTAAATGGGATAGAGGTTTTCACTATGCTATTAATATCCAAGGTAGTGATCATCATGGAACAATAGCACGTGTAAGAGCTGGTTTACAGGCATTAAATATAGGAATACCTAAAGAATACCCCAGTTATGTCTTACATAAAATGGTAAAAATAGTTCGTAATGGAGAAGAAGTCAAGGTCTCAAAAAGAGCTGGCAATTATGTAACTATGCATGATATTGTAGAATGGGTTGGACGTGATGCTGCTCGTTATTTTTTAATACAACGACGTTCTGATACTGAATTCATATTTGATATAGATCTAGCCATATCAAAATCAGAGGATAATCCAGTATTTTATATACAGTACGCATATGCTCGTATAAACTCTGTTATTAATAAGGCTAATGTAAATAATAAAGAAATATATAAAGCAGATCTATCATTACTTAATAGCACAGAAGAGTTAAGTTTAATAAAGAAATTATCAGAATTTCCAGAGACTGTTTATCAATCAGCTACTGAACTCTCACCTCATAATTTAGCATTTTGGTTGCGAGACTTTGCATACGATTGTCATGCATGGTATAACTCGAATCAAATTATATCAGAACAATTAGATATAAAGTTATCTAGGCTTAGATTAGGAAAAGCCACTTTGCAGATTCTTAAAGATGGTCTGGAAATTCTTGGAATATCGGCCCCTGATAGAATGTAA
- the leuA gene encoding 2-isopropylmalate synthase, with protein MITKPATKYMPFRPFKKDYCNRTWPSKFITKAPIWLSTDLRDGNQSLIEPMNIERKISFFEQLLKIGFKEIEIGFPSASKTEFDFTRKLIEDEYIPNDVTISVLTQSREDLIRKTVEAVYGAKKAIVHLYNACAPSFRKIVFNMNRDEIKKIAMNGANLVKDLFSQYSDKTIWQYEYSIEVFSSTELEFALDVANTVIDIFQPTVNNKLILNLPATIETSTPNIYADQIEWMNRNINNRDNVILSVHPHNDRGTAVASAELAIMAGADRVEGCLFGHGERTGNVDLITLALNLYTQGIDPGLDFSDIDEIRRCVEHCTQMITPPRHPYAGDLVFTAFSGSHQDAIKKGMALQKMDTIWEVPYLPIDPADLGRSYDAVIRVNSQSGKGGVAYLIEREYGLVLPRKLQIEFSRAVQRFTDKTGREVTAEAVYNIFKSEYLDQRSPWRLIRHRIDGDPQAAEAKHFSVEAEIECNGQKRIIHGEGNGAISAFISALGLPARIMDYHEHSLGSNTNTRAACYVELRIEHNSSIFGVGIDRDIVTASFMAVLSAINRHLESEQQS; from the coding sequence ATGATTACTAAACCAGCTACTAAATATATGCCGTTTCGTCCTTTTAAAAAAGATTACTGTAATAGAACTTGGCCAAGTAAATTTATAACAAAAGCCCCTATATGGCTTAGCACTGATTTAAGAGACGGTAATCAGTCACTCATTGAACCAATGAATATTGAACGCAAAATAAGTTTTTTTGAGCAATTACTAAAAATTGGATTTAAAGAAATAGAAATTGGGTTTCCTTCTGCCTCAAAGACTGAGTTCGACTTTACTCGTAAGCTAATAGAAGATGAATACATACCAAACGACGTGACAATCTCAGTTCTTACTCAATCGAGGGAAGACTTAATAAGGAAGACAGTAGAAGCTGTTTATGGGGCAAAAAAAGCTATAGTTCATTTATACAATGCATGTGCTCCTTCTTTTAGAAAAATAGTATTTAATATGAATCGTGATGAGATTAAAAAAATTGCTATGAATGGAGCTAATCTCGTTAAGGATTTATTTAGCCAGTATTCAGATAAAACTATTTGGCAATATGAATATTCTATAGAAGTTTTTAGTTCAACAGAATTAGAATTTGCACTAGATGTTGCCAACACAGTGATAGACATTTTTCAACCTACCGTTAATAATAAACTAATATTAAATCTACCCGCAACAATAGAAACATCTACACCTAATATATATGCTGACCAAATAGAATGGATGAATAGAAATATAAACAACAGGGATAATGTAATACTAAGTGTACATCCTCACAATGATCGTGGTACCGCAGTTGCATCAGCTGAATTAGCTATTATGGCTGGTGCTGATCGAGTCGAAGGTTGTTTATTTGGACATGGAGAGAGAACAGGTAATGTTGATCTAATAACATTAGCATTAAACCTGTATACACAAGGAATTGATCCAGGGTTAGATTTCTCTGATATTGATGAGATAAGAAGATGTGTTGAACATTGCACGCAAATGATTACACCGCCAAGGCACCCATATGCTGGAGATCTTGTGTTTACGGCATTCTCAGGATCACATCAAGATGCCATAAAAAAAGGAATGGCCTTACAGAAAATGGATACCATATGGGAAGTTCCTTATCTGCCAATAGATCCAGCTGATTTAGGAAGGAGCTATGATGCAGTAATACGTGTTAACAGTCAGTCTGGTAAAGGTGGAGTAGCATATCTTATTGAAAGAGAATATGGATTGGTTCTACCAAGGAAACTACAAATAGAATTCAGTAGAGCTGTTCAAAGATTTACAGATAAAACTGGAAGAGAAGTTACAGCTGAAGCAGTTTATAATATATTCAAATCAGAATATCTAGATCAAAGATCGCCATGGAGATTAATTCGTCATCGTATAGATGGAGATCCACAAGCAGCAGAAGCCAAGCATTTTTCTGTTGAGGCAGAGATAGAATGCAATGGACAAAAACGAATTATACACGGCGAAGGAAATGGAGCAATTTCTGCTTTTATATCAGCACTAGGATTGCCTGCAAGGATAATGGACTATCACGAACACTCTTTGGGATCAAATACCAATACACGTGCTGCATGTTATGTTGAGTTACGCATAGAACATAATAGTTCTATATTTGGAGTAGGTATAGATAGGGATATCGTAACTGCATCTTTTATGGCAGTTCTCAGTGCAATAAATAGACATCTTGAATCAGAACAACAATCATAA
- a CDS encoding peptide chain release factor 3 — protein MKDIAREVKRRRTFAIISHPDAGKTTLTEKILLFAGAIQIAGSVKARKSSRYAASDWMEIERQRGISVASSVMQIEYRDCIINLLDTPGHQDFSEDTYRVLTAVDGALMVIDAANGIESQTIRLLDICRSRKTPIITFINKFDREVREPLELLSEVENSLKIESVPFSWPIGMGKSFKGVFNLKDDRILVFKPGQETYTKPENILDNSYDNKERFNNFFAPIAQEIDLIRNATPKFEQEKFINGDQTPIFFGSAINNFGVQEILDSIVDYLPAPSPIITISRTVYPEEKKFSGLVFKIQANMDPSHRDRVAFIKINSGKFTRGMSLKNIRTKKEIKTNSVVSFLSQRREIVEEAFAGDIIGIPNHGTIHLGDVITEGEYLEFTGLPFFAPEMFYSVEPKDPLKTKQLYNGLRQLGEEGAIQVFQYYSGGPLLLGAIGKLQFEVVAHRLKNEYSADVMMNATRYNMARWITSDNKQILDRFINSNITNMAFDITNSPALLISSGAQLRSLSELYPNIKFHRTREHNKTFVKQ, from the coding sequence ATGAAGGATATTGCTAGAGAAGTTAAAAGAAGAAGAACTTTTGCTATAATTTCACACCCTGATGCTGGAAAAACTACACTTACAGAGAAAATACTATTGTTTGCTGGAGCTATACAAATAGCAGGCAGTGTTAAGGCTAGAAAGTCTTCTCGTTATGCAGCTTCTGATTGGATGGAAATAGAAAGACAAAGGGGCATTTCAGTAGCGTCTTCAGTAATGCAAATAGAATACCGTGATTGTATAATAAACCTTCTGGATACTCCTGGTCATCAAGATTTTTCCGAGGATACCTATAGAGTTTTGACGGCTGTTGACGGCGCATTAATGGTAATAGATGCTGCTAATGGAATTGAATCACAAACAATACGACTCTTAGATATATGTAGATCTAGAAAAACTCCTATTATTACATTCATAAATAAATTTGATAGAGAAGTTAGAGAGCCATTAGAATTATTGTCAGAGGTAGAGAATAGTTTAAAAATTGAATCTGTACCATTTTCATGGCCTATTGGAATGGGAAAGTCATTTAAAGGAGTATTTAATCTTAAGGATGATAGAATACTTGTATTCAAACCAGGACAAGAAACATACACTAAACCTGAAAACATCCTGGATAACTCATATGACAACAAAGAAAGATTTAATAATTTCTTTGCGCCAATAGCTCAGGAAATAGATTTAATTCGTAACGCAACCCCAAAATTTGAACAAGAAAAATTTATTAATGGCGATCAAACTCCCATATTCTTTGGTTCTGCTATAAATAATTTTGGAGTTCAAGAAATATTAGACTCTATAGTAGATTATTTACCTGCTCCTTCCCCTATTATTACTATAAGCAGAACAGTATACCCTGAAGAAAAAAAGTTCTCTGGCTTAGTATTTAAGATACAGGCAAATATGGATCCATCTCATAGAGATAGGGTGGCCTTTATAAAAATAAATTCCGGTAAGTTTACTAGAGGCATGAGTCTAAAAAACATAAGAACAAAAAAGGAAATAAAAACTAACAGTGTTGTATCTTTTTTATCACAACGCCGAGAAATAGTAGAAGAGGCTTTTGCAGGTGATATTATAGGAATTCCTAATCATGGGACTATCCATCTAGGAGATGTTATAACTGAAGGAGAATATCTAGAATTTACTGGATTACCATTTTTTGCTCCCGAAATGTTCTATTCTGTAGAACCTAAAGATCCATTAAAAACAAAACAACTATATAACGGATTACGACAACTTGGAGAAGAAGGAGCTATACAAGTATTCCAATATTATTCTGGAGGACCATTACTCCTAGGAGCTATCGGCAAATTACAATTTGAAGTCGTAGCACATAGACTAAAGAACGAATATAGTGCTGATGTTATGATGAATGCTACTCGATATAATATGGCAAGATGGATAACATCAGACAATAAACAAATACTTGATAGATTCATAAACTCAAACATTACAAATATGGCATTTGATATTACAAATTCACCTGCGCTTCTAATCAGTTCTGGCGCTCAACTCAGATCACTATCGGAGCTATATCCTAATATAAAATTCCATAGAACTAGAGAACATAATAAAACATTTGTAAAGCAATAA
- a CDS encoding stringent starvation protein B, whose protein sequence is MQSNSTKPYLIRALHEWCTDNNYEPYILVKTDDTTIVPRLYIKNGEITLNISIDATAKLQIKNDAITFQANFNNTIENIFIPMANIIAIYSPVTGIGMEFTFSKANNDSNLENIKSKQFSIVK, encoded by the coding sequence ATGCAATCAAATTCAACTAAGCCTTATTTAATAAGAGCTTTGCATGAGTGGTGTACAGATAATAACTATGAACCTTACATTTTAGTTAAAACTGATGATACTACTATAGTTCCTCGTTTATATATTAAAAACGGAGAAATTACGCTAAATATAAGTATAGACGCAACTGCCAAATTGCAAATAAAGAACGATGCTATAACGTTTCAAGCTAATTTTAATAATACAATAGAAAATATTTTTATACCAATGGCTAATATTATAGCTATATACTCCCCTGTAACAGGAATTGGTATGGAATTTACTTTTTCAAAAGCTAATAATGATAGCAATTTAGAAAACATTAAGAGTAAACAGTTTTCTATAGTCAAATAA
- a CDS encoding glutathione S-transferase N-terminal domain-containing protein produces the protein MMVLYSGITCPFSHRCRFVLFEKWMDFEIRDIDINNKPENILTMNPYGNVPILVERDLVLYESNIINEYIDERFPHPQLMPADPITRARIRLFLYNFEKELFSQVKILENKNAKHDSNAIAEARIKIKDRLTQLSPILSRNKFLLGDDFSMLDISIAPLLWRLEHYEISLSKNAAPLQKYAERIFSRPAYIESLTPSEKIMRR, from the coding sequence ATGATGGTGCTTTACTCAGGAATAACGTGTCCGTTCTCTCATAGATGTCGTTTTGTTTTATTTGAAAAATGGATGGATTTTGAAATCCGTGATATCGATATAAATAATAAACCTGAAAATATTCTTACGATGAATCCATATGGTAATGTACCGATCCTAGTAGAAAGAGATCTAGTTTTGTATGAATCTAACATAATAAACGAATATATAGACGAAAGATTTCCACACCCACAATTAATGCCAGCAGACCCAATAACAAGAGCAAGAATTAGGTTATTTTTATATAATTTTGAAAAAGAGTTGTTCTCTCAAGTTAAAATACTAGAAAATAAAAATGCTAAACATGATAGTAACGCAATTGCCGAAGCCCGTATAAAGATTAAAGATAGACTAACACAACTTTCTCCTATTCTATCAAGAAACAAATTTCTATTAGGAGATGATTTTTCTATGCTTGATATATCAATAGCTCCACTATTATGGAGATTAGAACATTACGAGATATCCTTGTCGAAAAATGCAGCGCCATTACAAAAATATGCAGAAAGAATTTTTTCTAGACCAGCATACATAGAATCATTAACACCTTCAGAGAAAATTATGCGTAGATAG
- a CDS encoding Nif3-like dinuclear metal center hexameric protein: MKYITSKILLEWLNCVFNPEKYDDFCPNGLQVEGKERIYSIALGVTACELFLQKAIKAKADAVIVHHGLLWKNDNLAISGIKRKRIALCLENKLNVFAYHLPLDDHPEIGNNITLGTLLGFYDIRKNSSNGSMLWLGKSKNLRDMDHLNTIISTKINRASLLIGNPKKNIENIAWCSGGGQKMFSEAIDVGADVYVTGEISEPVVHIARETDIGFICAGHHATERYGIQALGDLLRKTFDIKVEYIEVDNPI; this comes from the coding sequence ATGAAGTACATAACCTCGAAGATTCTACTAGAATGGTTAAACTGTGTGTTTAATCCAGAAAAGTATGATGACTTTTGTCCTAATGGATTACAAGTAGAAGGAAAAGAAAGAATATACAGTATTGCCTTAGGGGTAACAGCGTGTGAATTATTTTTACAAAAGGCTATTAAAGCTAAAGCAGATGCCGTTATAGTCCATCATGGATTGCTATGGAAAAATGATAATTTAGCTATATCTGGAATAAAACGCAAACGCATAGCATTATGCCTAGAAAATAAACTGAATGTTTTTGCATATCACCTGCCACTAGATGATCATCCAGAGATAGGTAATAACATAACTCTTGGCACTCTATTAGGGTTCTATGATATAAGAAAAAACAGTAGTAACGGGTCTATGTTATGGCTAGGCAAATCTAAGAATTTACGCGACATGGATCATTTAAATACTATTATAAGCACTAAAATAAATCGAGCTTCATTACTCATAGGCAATCCAAAAAAAAATATAGAAAACATTGCATGGTGTTCCGGAGGCGGACAAAAAATGTTTTCAGAAGCAATTGATGTAGGTGCAGATGTTTATGTGACTGGAGAAATATCCGAGCCAGTAGTTCATATAGCTAGAGAAACGGATATTGGATTCATATGTGCTGGACATCATGCTACTGAAAGATATGGAATACAAGCCTTAGGAGATCTCTTAAGAAAAACATTTGATATTAAGGTAGAATACATAGAAGTAGATAATCCTATTTAG
- a CDS encoding HIT domain-containing protein, translating into MTETCIFCKIIKKDLPAIIVFENEEFIVFHDKNPISELHLLLVTKKHIESLQSISINDSEWLGRMIALIPEIIIQNGCKNGFRVISNAGTNSGQEIPHLHFHIIGGNSLHKKIL; encoded by the coding sequence ATGACTGAGACTTGTATTTTTTGTAAAATCATAAAAAAAGATTTACCAGCGATAATAGTTTTTGAGAATGAAGAGTTTATAGTTTTTCATGATAAAAATCCTATTTCTGAACTACACTTGTTATTAGTAACAAAAAAACATATAGAATCATTGCAAAGTATATCTATTAATGACTCTGAATGGTTAGGAAGAATGATAGCGTTAATACCTGAGATAATTATACAAAACGGATGCAAGAATGGTTTTAGGGTAATTAGTAATGCTGGAACTAATTCTGGACAAGAAATACCACACTTACATTTCCATATAATTGGAGGCAATAGTTTACATAAGAAAATTCTATGA
- a CDS encoding phosphoribosyl-ATP diphosphatase, whose amino-acid sequence MKILRNTGQEVLSRLADTLKDRKPNENNSLNNNNSYVAKLFTTGPDSFLKKIGEEATELVMAAKDGQSKFIINETADLWFHCIVLLTYYNLRPEDVLSELERREGLSGIEEKSRREKGKDYDD is encoded by the coding sequence ATGAAAATCTTAAGAAATACAGGACAAGAAGTGCTATCCAGACTAGCAGATACATTAAAAGACAGAAAACCGAATGAAAACAATAGTCTTAATAATAACAATTCTTACGTAGCAAAATTGTTTACAACTGGACCAGATTCCTTTCTAAAAAAAATAGGTGAAGAAGCTACAGAGCTAGTTATGGCAGCTAAAGACGGGCAGTCTAAATTTATTATTAATGAAACAGCAGATCTCTGGTTTCATTGTATTGTATTGCTAACATATTATAATCTTAGGCCAGAAGATGTTCTATCAGAACTGGAAAGAAGAGAAGGGTTATCTGGAATAGAAGAAAAATCTAGACGTGAAAAAGGTAAGGATTATGATGACTGA
- the hisI gene encoding phosphoribosyl-AMP cyclohydrolase: MNNLISWINNLKFDKYGLLPAITQEYKTNSILMLAWMNDEALYETVRTKKVVYWSRSRNRIWRKGEESGHIQIVHEIRTDCDNDVLLLKVEQIGGISCHTGRNSCFFLKLENPEITTNGDINRLEWKEIDPILKNPEHIYK, encoded by the coding sequence ATGAATAACTTAATATCTTGGATAAACAATCTTAAATTTGACAAATATGGCCTATTGCCAGCAATTACACAGGAATATAAAACAAACTCTATTCTTATGTTAGCTTGGATGAATGATGAGGCTTTATATGAAACGGTAAGAACAAAAAAGGTAGTCTACTGGTCTAGATCTCGTAATCGTATATGGCGCAAAGGTGAAGAATCGGGACATATACAAATTGTTCATGAGATAAGAACAGATTGTGACAACGATGTGTTATTACTCAAGGTAGAACAAATTGGAGGAATATCTTGTCATACAGGACGGAATAGCTGTTTCTTTCTTAAATTAGAAAATCCTGAGATAACTACAAATGGAGATATAAACAGATTAGAATGGAAAGAAATAGATCCAATATTAAAAAACCCTGAGCATATATATAAATAA
- the hisF gene encoding imidazole glycerol phosphate synthase subunit HisF, with amino-acid sequence MTNFLTKRIIPCLDVAGGRVVKGVNFVNLTDAGDPVEIAKRYDEQGADEITFLDITATNENRELILPVIEKVASKVFIPLTVGGGVRKISDIKKLLNAGADKVSINSSAVENPDIVKEASDYYGSQCIVVAIDARRVSKTGEYPKWEVLIKGGRESTGINAIKWAKMMSSYGAGEILLTSMDKDGTKTGFDLELTKTISDNLPIPVIASGGVGSLQHLADGITEGHASAVLAASIFHFGIHTISECKKFMTNLGIPIR; translated from the coding sequence ATGACAAACTTTCTAACAAAAAGAATTATACCATGCCTTGATGTTGCTGGTGGACGTGTAGTAAAAGGAGTCAATTTTGTTAACTTAACGGATGCTGGAGATCCAGTAGAAATAGCAAAACGTTATGACGAACAAGGTGCTGATGAGATAACCTTCCTTGATATTACAGCAACTAATGAGAATCGTGAACTAATTCTACCCGTAATAGAGAAAGTTGCCTCCAAAGTATTCATTCCTTTAACAGTAGGAGGTGGGGTTAGGAAAATATCTGATATAAAAAAATTACTGAATGCTGGCGCGGACAAAGTCAGTATAAATAGCTCTGCTGTTGAAAATCCAGATATTGTTAAAGAAGCATCTGATTACTATGGTTCGCAATGTATAGTTGTTGCTATAGATGCTCGTCGTGTTTCTAAAACAGGTGAATATCCTAAATGGGAAGTTCTAATAAAAGGAGGAAGGGAATCAACCGGTATAAATGCTATAAAATGGGCAAAAATGATGTCATCGTATGGCGCTGGTGAGATATTATTAACAAGCATGGATAAAGATGGAACAAAAACTGGATTTGATTTAGAGCTTACAAAAACAATATCTGATAATTTACCAATTCCAGTCATAGCTTCTGGCGGTGTTGGAAGCTTACAACATTTAGCTGATGGTATAACAGAAGGCCATGCTAGTGCTGTATTAGCAGCAAGCATTTTCCATTTTGGAATTCATACTATAAGTGAATGTAAAAAATTCATGACAAATCTTGGTATACCTATTAGGTAG
- the hisA gene encoding 1-(5-phosphoribosyl)-5-[(5-phosphoribosylamino)methylideneamino]imidazole-4-carboxamide isomerase yields MLLIPAIDLKNGQCVRLRQGNLSDSTIFSEEPSIVAKRWLESGARRIHLVDLNGAFIGKPKNDLQIKSILDTIDNEIPVQIGGGIRDLNTIEYYLDIGISYVIIGTEAVKNPGFLNEACVAFPGHIIAGLDAKDGKLATDGWSKITKHNLIDIAKKFENYGCDSIIYTDINRDGMLSGLNIESTVELARNIKIPVYASGGVATIKDIEKLCEVSEEGIEGAILGRSIYEGSLDFRSAQKLADELTKPKSK; encoded by the coding sequence ATGTTACTGATTCCAGCTATCGATCTTAAAAACGGACAATGTGTTAGATTACGCCAAGGAAATTTGAGTGATTCCACAATTTTTTCAGAAGAACCATCCATAGTAGCTAAAAGATGGTTGGAGAGTGGAGCTCGTCGTATACATTTAGTAGACCTTAATGGAGCATTCATAGGAAAACCTAAAAATGATCTACAAATAAAGTCAATACTAGATACTATTGATAATGAGATTCCTGTACAAATAGGAGGTGGTATCCGTGATTTAAACACCATTGAATACTATTTAGATATAGGAATATCTTACGTTATTATCGGAACAGAGGCAGTGAAGAATCCAGGTTTCCTGAATGAGGCTTGTGTGGCTTTCCCTGGACACATAATAGCTGGACTAGACGCCAAAGATGGTAAGCTTGCTACTGATGGATGGAGTAAGATAACTAAACACAATTTAATAGATATTGCAAAAAAATTTGAAAATTATGGATGTGACTCTATCATTTACACTGACATAAACAGGGATGGAATGTTGTCTGGATTAAATATAGAATCTACTGTTGAGCTTGCAAGAAACATAAAAATTCCTGTATACGCATCAGGAGGTGTAGCAACGATTAAAGATATCGAAAAATTATGTGAAGTTTCTGAAGAAGGGATAGAAGGCGCTATTTTAGGAAGAAGCATATATGAAGGATCTTTAGATTTTAGATCAGCTCAAAAACTAGCCGATGAACTAACAAAACCAAAGTCGAAGTAA